The genomic window CTTTAAAAAGAAACCATTTGGTGATGAAGTTAAAGGTGGCCAAGAACTCTGTCGATCCAGTGTTGTCTCACTTGCTTTGTTTGATGGTGATTGTGCTGGTatgcttatgaaatttcctaatttgcattttattatttttgttGTCACTTGTTAATGATTTAAATCATGACATTGTGCAGAAGAAAACATGTTGTTTGCATGCTCTGGCATAACTCTACCACATGGGTCAGCTATACAAGGGCTAACAAGATTTGTCACTTCAGCATGTTTGGTTAGAGAATTCAATCTAAAAAGAAATAGAGATGATAACTTGAGGGTTGGTGCTGCTGATATGACATTGTGTCCTccattttttatttgtttattatTCGAGCTAATTGTGGCCATTCTGTGCTGATCTACTGCTTTTGTCATTAGATTCAAGTGCGCCTTCCTGATAATACAACTGAAGATGGGCTCTTGGGACTATATGATGAAGATATTGCTGTTGTTACATCCATGGACTGCCTACATGTTGATCCTGTAGATCTCGATCTTCAGGCATCACCTGACCACCCTGATGGTCATGTATTAGCTGCTGGGCGTGCCTTCAATTCAGGGAGTTTAATGGCCATGCGTGGGTCTCTGTCTAATGAATCCCCCAACATCTTCCTTTCTGATAGTCAAGGTTTCACAGAGGTAAGTTGTTGATTTATTTTTACTTTTTTGGCATGATGGAAAGTTTGAAAATAATATTGGCGTTATGATGTCTTTGGTCTAATGTATCACTACATGCACCAAAGTAAAATGCACTTTTCCTTCATAAACTGTGCCACTTTGCTTTTGTTCTAGGCTGCACTTGGAGGGCCACTTGTAGGAAATGACGAGAGGTTTCATGGGAtgatagttgatctttgtcatGATGTTGGTGAGAATAGGAAATGCGCCAAGTTCCTATCACGGAAATCACTCTGTCAACGCTTGGAGTTGTTTCAGATAAAGTATGTCTTTGGGAGAGATGTCTTCCCCGGTTAGCTAGCTTATTTATATCTGTTACCTTTTTTTTCTGGTGTATTGGAGCCTTGTGGGTTTTCACTCACTAATTTGTGAAACAAATTGGTTCctgttacctctacctgatggagacCTGCATGAGTGTTGTCTCCTATTGCTAAATTAGTGCTCGTGCTTAATTTTAAAGCTACTTTtgttcttctctaggtcagtccaattggtaatggaattactactgagggtgaccgagatgatgaagaatcagttcggtccgAAGCCAAAAGagctgaccttctcgtacaaacgtccatatccagaatggtatgatttggtcgctcttctcacaaattacaggctcccagagtttgccaagttcactggccaagacaacaagcacgatagaacatgtcagtcggtaccgtacacagttgggcgaagcatctgttgaagaggcccatcaagtTCGTGTCTTCTCcctgtccctgtcagggccagccttcacttggttttcatcactaccagtcaattccattgtcaATTGAGCTGACCCAGAGAaaaagttttatacatatttttacactgggactggagaaaagaagataatcgatttgacaactataaggcagaagactaacgaatcaggcactgagtttcttcagaggttctgagaaactagaaatttatgcttctcattaaacttagctgatgatcagctagctgctttggccgtgCAAGGGATGCTGCTAACATAGAAGAAgctactaggacaagaatttgacaacttgggtcaattggctcaacgagtggcgacgctcaatagccaatttcagagtatgcgcagagatacccgattctaaaaaaataccacagtagccgaagcttataatccatattcaatcaatgacggctatgaagatgaagaagaagaggttgccgctGCTAAGTGAAATTAGGGCAAAAATATAGTAATGGTCCTAAATCCTTGGGgtagaggagtcgaagagagctatgactttgacatcacgaaatctgacaagctcttcgatttcttgcttgagaagggacagatcaagttgtccgacaatcatattatgttgcctcctaatcagttgaagaataagaagttctacaagttcataacgctacttctcattccactaatgaaggCAGAATTTTTCagcagcatatatagagagctattcagcaaggaagactcaaatttgatacgcctcaaaaaatgaaagttgatgataaccctttcccAGGAGATTAAAACATGGTCGacgctaggctgctcaaaggaaagaccaagatcctgacatcgaccaaatcaagagaagctataacagttgatcccaagatgcaaatatcgactgacgAGTACAGAGGGATTAGAAGACGTCacaacaagcaaaagagccgatatgagcataGGGAAACGTCAAAAGAAGGGGCGACAAAGCCGCGAGTTACATCTTGAATCCCGTTGAATAAGTGGTAgcggcagaaagaaaaggattatcagtgttggttagaggatcaagaatatcCACGTCAACTAGAAAAAGAagggtatgaaagaaaacaagccgaatcatattggaattatcctttcttcagacattgctggaatgaaggtttgaagttgcctaccagacatgactgtctagaatgcagcaatcaatattggtagtttaggcaatctcaaatcaacctctggtctatccatgctcaagatgcatatcaccataataacatggatcggcgcttaaaaaataaaagtgttgatcggcttggaaaacgagttgttgaccaagactgggctgattatgaagaagaagacaatGAGAGAGAATATAtctggtaggaaggccaatggtgcccaggaggtttgacaagaagccagaagacaagggtgcaatgcctaagtaatagagagttggaacagacTCAGGCACccgataaacctcaagtatggcgtgctaagcaaacagccgatagaaggcaaccatctgctaatattcaaatggcttttctgttgccatcagagttcagagctccggcagatctagaggtttattcggattttgatgagtcggagtatgaagaaatagttgccaagttgacagttatacagcaggttatatttgataaaccagtcaagcatcggcacttaaaggctttatatatgaaaggttttgttgatgggaagccgatgaacaagatgttggtggacggaggtgtttctgtcaatcttatgccttacaccacttttcgtaaacttggcaagggaccaggagatctgattgagaccgatatgatgcttagagacttcagagGGAATACATCCAAGACCTGGGGAGCAATGAACATCGAACTGACGATCGGGAGCAAGACTCTACTCactacattcttcgtcatcgatggaaaagggtcatacagctTACTCCTttgtcgtgattggattcatgcaaactgttgtgtgtcatcgaccatgcatcaatgtctgattcaatggcatggagatgatgtggagctggttcacgctgatgagtctgtgagtatcACAACAGCAGATCCAGTCTTCTGgtaactaggagactttgaatgcctTTCTGGCAAGATATGGGAAGGGGGCTtcattgtgacagaaccgcctaatctaatgcctcccaggagtgttTGCCTTCTATTAGATAC from Miscanthus floridulus cultivar M001 chromosome 11, ASM1932011v1, whole genome shotgun sequence includes these protein-coding regions:
- the LOC136492025 gene encoding uncharacterized protein, producing the protein MTAKDLKNKGGVERGVTREQRAIKRRKKLEASLLSSGSDGHGMKRMSKLQASLAGLADFDKKECAIEEERFGSGGLPDREVPIIPFKKKPFGDEVKGGQELCRSSVVSLALFDGDCAEENMLFACSGITLPHGSAIQGLTRFVTSACLVREFNLKRNRDDNLRIQVRLPDNTTEDGLLGLYDEDIAVVTSMDCLHVDPVDLDLQASPDHPDGHVLAAGRAFNSGSLMAMRGSLSNESPNIFLSDSQGFTEAALGGPLVGNDERFHGMIVDLCHDVGENRKCAKFLSRKSLCQRLELFQIKYVFGRDVFPG